From Catenulispora sp. GP43, one genomic window encodes:
- a CDS encoding winged helix-turn-helix transcriptional regulator — protein MPAPRVRRPRPGSPGRTPLSWLPDGKPADVYSAPCPSRAALDRIADKWTVLIVVALADGSRRYSELRAAIDGVSEKMLTQTLRSLERDGLVERTVYPTVPPKVEYRLTELGRTLRAPLDAVRDWAELHINAVQAARLRYDEQA, from the coding sequence ATGCCGGCCCCCCGAGTCCGACGTCCCCGCCCCGGTTCCCCGGGCCGGACCCCGTTGTCCTGGCTGCCCGACGGCAAGCCCGCCGACGTCTACAGCGCCCCGTGTCCCTCGCGCGCCGCGCTGGACCGCATCGCCGACAAGTGGACGGTCCTGATCGTGGTGGCGCTCGCGGACGGTTCGCGCCGCTACAGCGAGCTGCGGGCGGCGATCGACGGCGTCAGCGAGAAGATGCTGACCCAGACGCTGCGCAGTCTGGAGCGCGACGGGCTGGTCGAGCGGACCGTGTATCCGACGGTGCCGCCGAAGGTCGAGTACCGCCTCACCGAGCTCGGGCGGACGCTGCGGGCGCCGCTGGACGCCGTGCGCGACTGGGCCGAGCTGCACATC
- a CDS encoding MBL fold metallo-hydrolase, which produces MTRAAERSQTTVGGTTVTYLPDGEGWMDASVIFPASAPDGWAPYAAFVDAAGRMPVSIGSFLIRTGGRVILVDLGLGVVDYEVPGVASFTAGRLVDSLAGEGLAPGDVDTVVFTHLHHDHVGWTSDVAPDPGFPEGAAVGGLVFPNARHLVAEAEWRYWADKGVFPGPDRRAVLEPLAGRIGFVGDGDEIAPGVRVLATPGHTPGHISLVVADPEGADPRRLIVLGDVMHCQVQVTESRWSFVWDFDPDQALRTREQVLEELQDPDTVLAGGHFADHVFGRVLPPAARRLWADGRLLG; this is translated from the coding sequence ATGACTCGCGCAGCAGAACGCTCACAAACCACCGTCGGCGGCACCACCGTCACCTACCTCCCCGACGGCGAGGGCTGGATGGACGCCTCGGTGATCTTCCCGGCCAGTGCCCCCGACGGCTGGGCCCCCTACGCGGCCTTCGTCGACGCGGCCGGCCGGATGCCGGTCAGCATCGGCTCCTTCCTGATCCGCACCGGGGGCCGGGTGATCCTGGTGGACCTCGGTCTCGGGGTCGTCGACTACGAGGTGCCCGGTGTGGCCTCGTTCACGGCCGGCCGGCTGGTGGACAGCCTCGCGGGGGAGGGGCTGGCGCCCGGGGACGTCGACACCGTCGTGTTCACCCACCTGCACCACGACCACGTCGGCTGGACCTCGGACGTCGCCCCCGATCCGGGGTTCCCCGAAGGCGCCGCGGTGGGCGGCCTGGTCTTCCCGAACGCGCGCCACCTCGTCGCGGAGGCCGAATGGCGGTACTGGGCCGACAAGGGGGTGTTCCCCGGTCCGGACCGGCGTGCCGTGCTGGAGCCGCTTGCCGGGCGGATCGGGTTCGTCGGCGACGGGGACGAGATCGCGCCCGGCGTCCGCGTCCTGGCCACGCCCGGTCACACGCCCGGCCACATCAGCCTGGTGGTCGCCGACCCCGAGGGTGCCGATCCGCGGCGGCTGATCGTGCTCGGGGACGTCATGCACTGCCAGGTCCAGGTCACCGAGAGCCGGTGGTCCTTCGTCTGGGACTTCGACCCCGACCAGGCGCTGCGCACGCGGGAGCAGGTGCTCGAGGAGCTGCAGGACCCCGACACCGTGCTGGCCGGCGGCCACTTCGCCGACCACGTGTTCGGGCGGGTGCTGCCGCCGGCGGCGCGGCGGCTGTGGGCGGACGGACGCCTTCTGGGCTAA
- a CDS encoding ABC transporter permease translates to MNAIAAAELKMLARNRVVAGGALLFPLVFGGFLYFSRDTHKAGGAVAGVQLVVMVAMGTYVTATTTLASRRQTLYLKRMRGAAVSDRAIIAGLVSPLIAVNAVQLAIVLGALASADAPANPALLIVAVLVAEAMFTGLALATAGFSTSPEHAQYTTMPIFLTATVAAVWFEATGTDSLIAVKRALPGGALAELVATAWNGGSSAKVPLLLVPTLAWAVVGVLAARAFFRWEPRR, encoded by the coding sequence AACGCCATCGCCGCGGCCGAACTCAAGATGCTCGCCCGCAACCGCGTCGTGGCCGGCGGCGCGCTGCTGTTCCCCCTGGTCTTCGGCGGCTTCCTCTACTTCAGCCGCGACACCCACAAGGCCGGCGGCGCGGTGGCCGGCGTCCAGCTGGTCGTGATGGTCGCGATGGGCACCTACGTGACGGCGACGACGACCCTGGCTTCCCGCCGCCAGACGCTGTACCTGAAGCGCATGCGCGGCGCGGCGGTCTCCGACCGGGCGATTATCGCGGGGCTCGTGTCCCCGCTGATCGCCGTGAACGCCGTACAGCTCGCCATCGTGCTCGGCGCCCTGGCCTCCGCCGACGCCCCCGCGAACCCGGCCCTGCTGATCGTCGCGGTCCTCGTCGCCGAGGCCATGTTCACCGGCCTGGCCCTGGCCACCGCGGGCTTCTCCACCTCCCCGGAACACGCGCAGTACACGACCATGCCGATCTTCCTGACGGCGACCGTCGCGGCCGTCTGGTTCGAGGCCACCGGCACCGACAGCCTGATCGCCGTCAAGCGGGCCCTGCCCGGCGGCGCCCTGGCCGAGCTGGTCGCGACCGCGTGGAACGGCGGCTCGTCGGCGAAGGTGCCGCTGCTGCTGGTGCCGACGCTGGCGTGGGCGGTCGTCGGGGTGCTCGCGGCGCGGGCGTTCTTCCGGTGGGAGCCGCGGAGGTAG